Proteins from a single region of Gasterosteus aculeatus chromosome 20, fGasAcu3.hap1.1, whole genome shotgun sequence:
- the LOC144389485 gene encoding C-type lectin domain family 4 member G-like isoform X3, translating to MSRKPADEAEGVIEDNEDVNAPVRPEDKAPPDRRLLFSSSSLPLLAVCWILLLLIMGLRIYFSSVISEQNVKLMKENKELKENFTKQITDLEDNWNELNISRAQWTIDSYCPADTSKVRRCSACQRGWDQTQKSCYVFHNSEAPPHPKTWEEARENCRGRGADLVVVHDEEEKNVIDGYIRDLYVSKGYWMGLRVEGGTWKWIDGTNLTDASWIEPPAEGHCAVSLPTRTWTSVKCDEKRTRICSQKALSV from the exons AGGGAGTCATTGAGGACAATGAAGACGTGAACGCACCAGTACGTCCTGAGGACAAAGCCCCCCCAG ACCGgaggctcctcttctcctcttcgtcTCTCCCCCTGCTCGCCGTGTGTtggatcctcctgctgctcatcaTGGGCCTTCGTATCTACT TTTCTTCCGTCATTTCTGAACAAAACGTCAAGCTGATGAAAGAGAacaaggagctgaaggagaacttcacaaaacaaatcacagacCTGGAGGACAACTGGAATGAGCTGAATATCAGCAGAGCTCAGTGGACCATCGACTCCTACTGCCCAGCAGATACAAGTAAAG tGAGAAGGTGTTCAGCTTGTCAGAGAGGCTGGGACCAGACCCAGAAGAGCTGCTATGTGTTTCATAACAGtgaagctcctcctcatcctaaAACCTGGGAAGAAGCTCGAGAGAACTGCAGAGGAAGGGGAGCAGATCTGGTTGTTGTTcatgatgaggaggaaaag aACGTAATCGATGGTTACATCAGAGACCTCTATGTATCTAAGGGGTACTGGATGGGCCTGAGGGTTGAAGGAGGGACGTGGAAGTGGATCGATGGAACTAATCTGACTGACGC ATCCTGGATAGAACCTCCTGCTGAAGGTCACTGTGCCGTTTCTCTCCCGACCAGAACATGGACATCAGTGAAGTGTGATGAGAAGAGAACAAGGATCTGCTCACAGAAAGCTTTGTCTGTTTAA